Within the Microbacterium sp. CGR2 genome, the region CTTCTCGATGACGGCGCCCTCGTAGTACTCCTTCTCCACGAGGTAGTCCAGACGCTCCTTGAGCGAGTGGAAGAACACCGTGTTCTGGTTGACGTGCTGCAGGAAGTACTCCCGCGCGGCGCGCTTGTCGGCGTCGAACTGGATCTTGCCGTTCGCGTCGTACAGGTTCAGCATCGCGTTGAGGGCGTGATAGTCGAGCCCCTCGTACGCGGGGTTGACCTTGAAAGCCACCTTCTCGGTCACTGCGTGCTCTTCAACTGTGCTGCCCACTGTCGTTCCAATCCGTCGCTCACGCGATCAACATCGTCTTGTGTGCCGAAGATTTCGAGCCGATACAAGTGAGGCACGTGGCACTTGCGGCTGATGATGTCACCGGCGAGACAGAAGGAGTCGCCGAAGTTCGTGTTCCCCGCGGAGATCACTCCACGGATGTGACGCCGATTTCGCTCGTCGTTGAGGAATCGGATCACCTGCTTGGGCACGGCCCCGCGTTCGACGCCGCGCCCCTCGCCCCCGCCATAGGTGGGAGTGACCAGCACGAAGGGCTCGTCGATGACGAGAGGCTCTTCCTGCGGGTGGAGCGGGATACGTCGAGCGGGGAGCCCGAGCTTTTCCACGAAGCGTGCCGTGTTTCCGGACACGCTCGAGAAGTAGACGAGGAGCGGCGCTGCGGTCGCCACGGCGGCGCTCATCGGGGATCAGGCCAGACGGGAGGCGAGCTCGGCGATCTTGTCGGGACGGAAGCCCGACCAGTGGTCTTCGTCGGTGACGACGACCGGCGCCTGCATGTAGCCCAGCGCCTTGACCTGCTCCAGCGCTGCCGCGTCTTCCGACAGGTCGTGGATCTCGTATTCGATGCCCTTGGCATCCAGCGCACGGTAGGTCGCGTTGCACTGAACGCAGGAAGGCTTGGTGTACACCGTGATCGACATGTCATCCCCTCAAATCTAGGTTTCGCCGGCTGTACCGCCGCCGGGAGTTCAATACTACATATGGGTGCCGACATTGGGGGCGACCACAAGGGGTAGTAGTTACATCCGTGTAGTTTTCCACTGCTCTCCACTGATACAACACAGGTTGTCCACCGTTTCTTCCACAGGTCGACACCCTGTTGGACCCCGCCCG harbors:
- the nrdI gene encoding class Ib ribonucleoside-diphosphate reductase assembly flavoprotein NrdI, whose protein sequence is MSAAVATAAPLLVYFSSVSGNTARFVEKLGLPARRIPLHPQEEPLVIDEPFVLVTPTYGGGEGRGVERGAVPKQVIRFLNDERNRRHIRGVISAGNTNFGDSFCLAGDIISRKCHVPHLYRLEIFGTQDDVDRVSDGLERQWAAQLKSTQ
- the nrdH gene encoding glutaredoxin-like protein NrdH codes for the protein MSITVYTKPSCVQCNATYRALDAKGIEYEIHDLSEDAAALEQVKALGYMQAPVVVTDEDHWSGFRPDKIAELASRLA